The nucleotide sequence CATTAgaattatattaaaaaagaacaaaaacacaaaacgGTAAACAGAATACACAGACCACATAGTTTAATGCATGTTTcctgtttttgttataattacaaCTTTAACAACAGACACTATTTCTTTCAAATATATTAATGTCTTCAGAATTGTAAGATGCGGTTCGGTCCGTGTCGTCCATTGTGTATACCGTAGCcaataaaataacatgtacaCAATGCGAGTTCCCAAGGCCGAATGACTCAAACTTACCACTGTTCACTTATGCACGAATATCATCGTGCTTCTACAGCACCCCCTAGTGTAAAATACATACTGAATGGAACGTAATTTTCGTCTCATTAAATAAATTCCAAACGCCGAGAATTATATTTGTTACTATGGGTGAATTAATCATAATCACAGTTTCATATCCAGTTAAGACGATAATTTAATTACTCGCAAACTTTAtaaagttataaaaacaatcaaatgaaGTGGCCACACCAGGATACATTGTAGCTACAAGTTATAGAGTCGGTGTCAAATCTCAACAAGAGATCATGTCATGTATGTTTCACCGTACTTTGACGCTAACCTATCCAATGTATTGAACTAAAATACACTTTGATACTTGAAGGTACTGTTAAATCTTAACGCTGGATATAATCTTATGTTAAATAAACTCAGAGGAATACTTTAAAATGGCAGGTATGCGTACAATATTAATTATCTTAAGTTTTAAAGAAATCCTTGCATTATTGagttacatttattataaaacgACTTAATATAAGTGCGATCTACATGATCAATATGGCTGTTAATCTGATATTTCTTGTAAAACCATGTTTGCTGAATATTGGCTTCTTGATTTAATAAGTAGCGATACAAAAACTGGTTGATAGCTTGCATAAATTAAATGAACTTTTCATGTTGCattgtttttaacatattatataatattatagtgTTTCTTCTTTGCAGGGTCTGCATCACAGGTATGACattacatatatttacaacaaaatgTGTTACACCATTGTGAAAGCAAATAATAGTTGTACTTGTTTATATTAACACAAGATAATTAAACTATCTCCAATGAATACGTATTCGTTGTTTAATATATAGTATGCGTGtgtatttaaagccacacaccttgaaatgaaatacaaagCATAttcaatttaagtataaattagaaacatattgtatctatgccatttagaatatatctggtggttaaaaggtagaaatcagtctctagtgcgctttaaaacttaaaaataatcgtgtttgccGAAATGGATGCATACGTCTAGAcattctactttcggttttaaaagcggtaccgtttgaaaaattataaattacttgctttctaggctatagatttaattttatctatctcaattagaatatatcggGTGGCTACAAGGAAGAAATCCGTCTTTGTTTGtgcttaaaacttaaatataatcgcgtttgtcaaaatgcgtatgcatatagaaatcctactttcggttttaaaattaaaaacataataaattacttgctaactaggctatatatttaatgacgattttgcacactttcaaattgtatctttatgtattaattaacatgtacttcattttaaGGTGTGCGGCTTTAAGCAACTAGCAATAAATGGAACCAGTTACAAAGATCTGTCGCTTAATCTGTCTGGCGATGACGACATTAAGAAAGCCTTGAGAGAACTTGAAGAACTTTCACGGAAATGCTCGAAAGACTTCCGTAAAATTATTGGAAACATGAAAGAGTGCGTGTTGCTGGAAAAATCTAAATTAAATCGTTTTTCTACTATAACAGAAGTCAATGTGCAAAGCATTTTAGACGTTATATCTTCAATGAATGACATGGTGCAAGTCAGTGTAGAAGACTTCAACGGAATCGATAAAACAACAAAAGCTTTAATGACAACCTGCACATTGAGAATTGTTCAGAAGCAAAATTTGGCATCCAAAAAAGAACTTGAACAAACAAAGATGGAAAATCAACTAAAGGAATATGAATGTAAACTAAGGGTAAGTAAATACGTGATATTTTAACAGGTTTCTCAAACtatttaacaaattacttttaagTTCATATCACATTATGATCATTTtcgaaaaatatattaacaatgattGAAATGCTTGTGTAACaccatgtttaataaataaagccctatttgttttatttttatttttataccgtCATAACTCAGATGAAATTAAAACACATGCAGGCAAATTGGTCCCATCAAGATTTAACTCTCTGACTTTCTACTTAGTACTTAATGAAGTTGGTTTTATATGCGCAATAACGTTCTTATATGCCAATTATCGGATGGTAATATCAGTCAGGACTTACATTCTGTAATATTTTTTCTGTTcaatattttagtatttttaacAAGTTGTTTGAATGATACCATATTTCGATACGGATTGACGATACATACCTGGAATAAAGCATATTGGAAATTACTGTTTTACTGTTTGTCGAAACCCAAAGACATCCTAGATCTGGAAAATAATCCATGCATTCGATTCAAACAAGCGAAATAACAGTCCTGGCTAaggaaaatgtaaaataaatatgcttatttattGAGGGTTATCAATCGGAAATGGTATAATACTAAAGGGTTTGTTGACGCTTTTCGTCGAGTATTAAAATACGCTTATTACTTCAAAAGTACGTTGTTGACTTCGTAGCCTGAATTGTCCAATTGCTGCCGGTATAATTTTGCCTCTGAATTTCCCGGGTCCGAAAACAGTTAGAGCAAttgtataattgttgtttttgtgttgttataatattattccaaatattattattttcttacaAAAACATTAATTGACATTAAAACAATACGAAATCTTTTAATGACTTCTGTCAAGCATTGAGATTGTTGTGTACACTTCGTTTGTGTTTAGTGGCTGGAAGCTGAAATAACACAACTCAACAGAGATGCAGATGAACTGTTAAACAGAGCTTACGAACTGGACAATGAagagaaagaaaaagaaaaaagggCTGGAGCAAGTTTTCTCTTTGGTACTGTTCTAGCAGTAGTGACTGCACCGTTTTCGGGTATTTATACATTTTTGCAGCTTTTCTAACTTGTAAATTAAAGAAtgaattgacgtgttttaatacTAGAAACTAATACTTTTAAGCGCTTTTATAGCCGGACTAAGCTTGGCCGCATTGTCTGTTGGTGCCGCCGCAGGTGGCTTCAACCTTACCAACGCATCAGGGTGCCGTTCAGGCGCTAAAATAAAGAGGTCCTCTGCGGAAGAAAAGAGAGACGAATCGCGACAGCTTGAAGCAAAGAAATCATCGTTGGAATGCGATATggcaaataataaaataagcatcGACAACTTAAGACGTGAGATTGGTGAGtaactcatttcttaaaattaatatcttaaataaatatacacatatatgtatttatgaagAGATAAATATTAGTAATATGTCTTCAGCAAATTTAACTGGTCTTGAAATATGACACGGCATTTTATGTCAAAGCATGTGTGAAAGAATAAGGCTGCGTTGTAGGGTAAAGATACTTCTTCAAACAAATATTCTTAAATCGTAACAACGAAACGTTTTAGTTCAATGCAATCACGGGAATAAAGGGGAATAAAAGTATTCAAAGACGGCTTTGTGTTTGAGCTGCATCTTTATATACTTTGTAAACCAGTAATCGTAAAAAAGAATATAGAAACAACACCATACCGTTTTGCTATATGGATTTGCTATTCATTAAAAGATGTTTACTCACCACGTGCACACACATATACGTCGTAGCAA is from Dreissena polymorpha isolate Duluth1 chromosome 14, UMN_Dpol_1.0, whole genome shotgun sequence and encodes:
- the LOC127858686 gene encoding uncharacterized protein LOC127858686 translates to MAGSASQVCGFKQLAINGTSYKDLSLNLSGDDDIKKALRELEELSRKCSKDFRKIIGNMKECVLLEKSKLNRFSTITEVNVQSILDVISSMNDMVQVSVEDFNGIDKTTKALMTTCTLRIVQKQNLASKKELEQTKMENQLKEYECKLRWLEAEITQLNRDADELLNRAYELDNEEKEKEKRAGASFLFGTVLAVVTAPFSAGLSLAALSVGAAAGGFNLTNASGCRSGAKIKRSSAEEKRDESRQLEAKKSSLECDMANNKISIDNLRREIGTLLSDEKVLKELEMGTKTYLNVLFEIDKNHKLIKQLLITLSLETESFQMEQILNEGEYEIKEKTNTGSNESFQMLLDAWDSLKITLDDY